The genomic window CGCGGCCAACCTCGCGCTGGTCGCGGCGAGCCGGCGGCTCCCCGGTCCGGGAGGGACGATCGGCGTCGTGGACGGCCAGGTCGTCGCCTTCTTCGTCCTCGCCGTCGCCGCGGCCGAGGCCGCGGTCGGGCTGGGGATCGTCGTCGCGCTGTTCCGCAAGGTCCGCTCGACCGACGTGGACGTCGCGCGGCTGCTGCGCTGGTGAGGCGGGGAGGAGCCGTATGCTGCCTTATTTGTGGTTGATCCCCGTCGTTCCGGCGCTCGGCTTCGTCGTCGTCGGGATCCTCGGCGCGTTCGGCCGGCTCTCGGACAAGGCCGCGCACCGGATCGCCGTCGGCGCCTCGACGCTGGCGTTCGTCCTCTCGGCGCTGATGGTCCTGTCGTTCGCGCAGGGCGTCGGGGAGTACGCGAACGCGCCGTCGTGGACGGGGATCAAGGCGGTCGAGGAGACGGCCGACCACGCGGCGCGCTTCAGCGTGACCCCCGCGGCCTGGGTGCCGTTCGGCCCGACGCAGCTCCGCGGTTGGGACGCGGCGAAGACGCGCGTCGCGAACCTCCAGGTCGGCT from bacterium includes these protein-coding regions:
- the nuoK gene encoding NADH-quinone oxidoreductase subunit NuoK, coding for MNAEWCLLLSALLFAIGAVGVVTRRGAIGVLMCIEIMLNAANLALVAASRRLPGPGGTIGVVDGQVVAFFVLAVAAAEAAVGLGIVVALFRKVRSTDVDVARLLRW